The Acropora palmata chromosome 3, jaAcrPala1.3, whole genome shotgun sequence nucleotide sequence TGACTGTTAGacctgaaagagaaaaaactttCTCAGTCATGTCTAAGAAACCTTTGTACGGTCCCATGATGGAGACGATCAAACCATACCGCGAGAGACTCCTCCAAGCCAAGAGACAATTGGATGAGGCATGGAAAGGGGAACCTAACCTGCAATCTGTTGCGGCTGGAAATCAGACTAACGATGTGCTAGAgttaaaagaaagtttgagCCGGGTAGGTCATGTGAGGGAGTTTAACGATTTCACCCAaattaaatgattttgttgGTTGAAACGAGTCACGCAACTCTCCTGGGGACGAGGAACGTTGCGTGACTTCGACCTGAGAGGCTGCGAAGTAAACTAATGTCGCGATGActtaagtaaaatgaaatttgatatAACCAAATTTGTGAGGACAACATTGACGAGCATGCGTCGGCAAAATACTTCTTTCTTTGGTTGTTATCAAACTGTATGCTTCGTTCATATTGTACAATGTGAACGAAAATGCTATGTAAATGACATTCGCAGGAATTCGCAGGTTCTGCAGTTGTATGGCGCTCAGTCAAAAACGAGGGGCTTGGTGACAAGTCACTCACTCTTTGTTGGTTGCTGACACATGTCTTTGTTTCCTAGTTGGTAAAATGGATTCGTGGTGATGCTGAAAATCAACTGAACAAGTTCACACAGGCAGCTGTGTCTCTCCAGGCAGCACATCAGAGCCAAATGCAATTTGAGAGGGAATTTTGCCCTCTGGCAAAGGTTAGACTTTTGCCATGTCTTTACAGGCTTTGCAACTGTTGTTTGGGGGGTCGGGGTGATTTTCCCTTGCTTATCATTCCCTACTTTAAAAATGACGATGTGATTGTGTGTTACAGAGGGCAAAGTACTTGGATTAACCCTATCGcacaataagaaaaattcCCTTTGGGCACGACAGCTTGTGCGTCGATTTTCCTTAGTGAAACTCTTTTATCACCAACAGCGCATGAGCAAATAAGCTAAAATGGCCTGGTTACCAAGGGAGTTCTACACCAAAATCTACCACTCTCTAATGGACAACGCTACGTCGTACATTGCGCATGCGCGAatttagaaaattaaaaaaagtaaagaacaGTTTAGGTTCATTTCAGCCCGATTGCTTTTGATTCACTCCTCCAGGAAGTGGTAATTCAGGGAAGGGTGTTGGCCAATCGCGCAGAAGAAATGAGCACAAGAAGTCTCCGTGACAGGAGACCACTGCAAACCGCGTCTAAAGTCCTCTTGTCTGACCTGGATAACTTCAACAACGCAGTGGAACAAACTAAACTCTGGTTGCAAGACGCTGTTAACTTTTACGTTATTTTGAAGAAGGTATGGTGTGATGAGGTTAAggattgaaaataaaagcaatcgCAACTTAGAAGCGAAAGAAGCCAGCcttcaaaatgcttttacAATAATATGCTCGAGAGGATGCACTCGGCCGCATGCGCTAGGCAACGACAAAAACAGTTGCTTCTATCAATTATAACATAgtgggcaaaattactgaatgctgattggtcaatcgagagggtaatttttttcttaaatttcagCAATTTCTGAAGACACGCCCGATGTTAAtacttaattttactcgccccCATGCGATTACTTACACAAAAAATTTGGTATGGAACGAGTTGATAACGGTTAACTAGCGTAAAAGGATACCAAAGCTGTCGTAGCCGTTCgatctgacgaagggctaacgcttcaAACCTCAGCTTTATAATCTTCTCACAGTATTGAGTTGGCCCTTATCAACtcttttgataccaaatttctgttttactTCCTCACCCTCTCggcaccacagttttttttacGAGCAGGCGCAGTGATGAGAGCAATTGCCCTCCACCAAtatggcccgggttcgatttcctgACTCGTCGTCATTTGTGgactgagtttgttggttctctactatGTTCTTAGAAGTCTTTTGCTCGGGTattccggttttcccctcacCAAAAAGCtatatttgatttgatttgatttgatttgatttataGTCTCCTCGAGTAGGAAAGCCACGGTGCTCGgctaaatccattgagactAAATAAAAGTGGTTATTTATCTCTGATGGCCTGAGAATGTGGTGCGAGTTTCATCACGCGTAACAAAGTTAAAGGAGACCGATTGTGAAAACGGGTTCGCCACTAACTTGACCCCCTCTTTAACAACTacactttgtttattttggcGCTGATTTGTGTAGGCAGATACGTGGTACAGTAAAGCCGCCGAGTTTTGGCCCTCAAGCCCAACCAAACCCAAGCTCCAATCTCCTACTTCTTATCAAGACTTACAGCGATACGAAGACAGGCTATCAAGGTTCCTCGTGAAATTTCCTCCCCTCTCCCCAAAGGAGCTCATGCACTTGGAAGCTTTCTTAGATAAAGCCCCGGATGAACAACTAAGAAACCAGGCCAAGTTGCTGACTCATCGTTGCAAGGAACTGGAGAAGACCATACGAGCCCGCGAGAATGGCAAAGCAAGTAACAATCGCGGGGCAAAGCGGTCAGCGGAAAATGAGGCAAGAACACAAAGGTGATGAAAATTATGGTTTTTAAAGTCTTGTAAAGTAAGATATGGCGTTCACGTAGTATTTGGTATTTCAAATGTTACGGAGAAGCCATgaatagaaacaaaaataatgtctGCGGTTATTGTGATGGAGATCATGTTATggaaaattgtcatttataACGTAGCCAACAAAGTCACGCAATTTAAGCCAACAACTTTGCTTTAAATCATCAGCGTTTCCATAATCTTATGAACGCACAATGATGACGCAatcaagtcaagtcaagtcGTTTTATGGTGATATACGCTTAGcgtttgtgaaaaaaagatcGCCAGCTAGTTAACAGGCATAAcacattgaaatgcatgtctgtaagctCTCAGTGGGTttgagaaactaaaatttgataagaTGATttcaatgttataaaacagTTGCTTCGTGATTAGTGTGCGtccgtcgagttatggatgcacttggAAAGTTGCTTAGCATTCGAGAAAAGAAATCCTTAAATAACAATGGGCAGAAAAAGTGtttctgagcctgcaagaatGAGCACCGCCAGCAACCTGGTTCatgtcattgttatttaaggcCTTCCTTCAAGAAGCTACAATCATACCTTACGCTTTTCTTGTGCTTTGCAACCTCTAACTCGACAGACGGACGCTAACCATGGTGTTAATAATATGGCAATTCTTCTAATTTTAGAAAGTTTCCCAACGACGCTGCTGTTGAAGCTCACTACAGTGGGCTCAAAGGATCTCCATCAAGAGGCATAAACAACGATGCATCACGGTATTCCACACCACGTAACCTCGCTTTATCAGAAGAAAACCTTATCCTCCCTACACCCCCTTCGAGCCGAAAGAGCAGTTCAGTGAATGGGGGCTCTGTAGAAAGGGATCTGGGACGGAGTCAGTCAGGCACCTTGGATCGCAGCATCCAAAACGAAAGAATAGAATCTAGTCCATCAATACCGAAGCAAATTGGGGAGAAAACTAGAAACAGTGATTATTTGAACCAAACGTGCCCCCCGGAAGAAACGGGACGCTGTCTTTGGAGCGGTAGGGCGATGGAGAGAAGGGAACTTGATTGGCCTTCGCACTCGTTAGAAAGATCATCTCGCACAGGTCAGCTTAAAAAGCCCGCTCCCAAAAAACCGGAGaggaaaaagataaaaaaaacacaaggaGAATCAAGTAACGTGGGTTACTTGATCCAGGAGCAGAGGAAACTGGAGAGGGAACTCAAAGGACTTCAGACAGAAAGGCAGCCATTGGTACCTCCTCTGGATTTGCGCGGGGCAAACCCAAGTCAAGCCAGCAGTGTTGTCAGCATCCCGCGGGATACGCACTCACATCATTCAAATGGCTGGTCATCCACAAGTTCGGGTCATTTCGTTTCCAATCCTGCGCGCTCGGTTCAAAGACCGGAACTGACGTCGGATGACTCAATGGACCGTGAGGTGGAGGGGTTACTCAGCGTGGTGTTGTCGTCAAGAGACAGCGAAGACGATACATCACCATCAAAACAAGATTCACTCGTTCCTCGAACAAGCAAAAAGCAAGATCATTCGCCCAGATTGTTTGTCAACGGCTATCACGAAGGTGTTTTAGAACGAAACCCTGGAAACGGTACCCTAGGACCATATTCTTCGCTCAGGCCAAATAATTCTCGCTTTGTATCTGACAATGAAAATCGAGTTCCTACATTAGCAAACGGAGTATATGATGGCTCCTCTCCTCAATCCTTGCAGTTTTCCATTTCTCGATTAAATAATTCGCTTCGAGAACCTGTTGTATCACAGGATAAAGTTCAACAGTTTTGGTCTTTGAAGAAGCAAGAAATGTATTGGATGAACCGTGTGAGACATCAGCGGCAGATTCTCGCACAATCCTTGGACACGGTGGTGAGACATGAAGTGGAAGAACAATATTTCTACTCTCAAGAAGAACTTTCAAGAATCGAAAACGCTATCTTGGATTTATTCCGACGTTTAAGTCCTGAAGATGTCCAGCGATTGATGAAAAATGGAATGGTGACTGTAAACCCAAAATACAATCCCTCGGAAAACACTTTGCACGCATTGCAGACCAGTCGTGTTACCAATCCGTCACGATTTGACAATCAATTGGAGCAGTGGCCACTCCCTCAACACCAGCCACAGCCTGGAACTTCTTCTGCCGCGCCAGGTCTTCTTGCTAACGGTGTGAATATGCCGCAGAAGTTTGGGTACCAGAGGGCTTCTCCTCAGTACCCACATAATGCGAGCGTTGCTCCTGGTTTTGGAAGGGAAACTAGGAACAAGGTTTTAAGTCATCAAGATGCAAATTTAAATCGTGAAAGAGTTCCTAGTGAACCGCAAGAAATTCATATTTCTCATGTCTCGTCGTTTGCCAAGCCACCTTGCGATGATAAAGAAACGCAAACATTTAATGATCTGCAAAGTAGAAAAGAATACAGTGTGAGCCAAATATTGGATGACAATGTAGAGATACCGAGCAGCGTATTGATGGGTAATAAGACGAAGGAAACTCGCGATGAGAATAGGCAACCTCCTCATCAAGATAGAGTTGTGCAACAAGTGCAGGAACCTGGTAAACAACACAGAGTCGAGGCTAATTATCCGCGGGTCTACCCAGCTGGCAATACGAGCTTAGAAGAGGAAGATGAACCTGTCGTTGAACTGGCTTCTTTGGAACAAACGGAGAGCAATGCCGCAGAACTGGTTCCAGATGATTGCATTAACGAAGTAGTCTCTCGTTCCACTGTGCATGAGGCGAGAAAAACATCCGCAGTCAAGCAGCCAAGTTTTGACGATTACGAGGTTGTAAAACTCAAAGAGAAACTGGACCAAGAACAACGAGAACTAAGTGAAAGCCTCAAGAGAGAAGAGATGAAATTCCGGGAGGAACAGCGTCGCTTGGCCCAAGAGCAGGAACAAGAAGACAAGTGGATGGCCGAGCAGGAAGAGCGACAACGCATGCGCGAGAGCTTATCAAGGGTATCCGAGATGCAAGACACAGAGTGGTCAGCGGATAAGGTGAGAACTTCGATTTCTTGATCACTTCCGAGTGTGAGAAATACAAATAGAAAACAATTATGCACAACGTCTAAAATCCCATTTCCAGCGCGCTTAGGTAATAGTAACaattcagtgaaatgatatttACTACTACCCCATTTAAATTGTAAAATGTCCATGTAGGGAGAGCAGGAGTGATAAAAACGAACTTCGTAGGCGTTTCTTCAATGGATGTTTGCTTTCAGTTAGCTTTGGACCTCCGATATGGTCCAAAGTCCATCTTAGAGAGGCTTTATCAGtttcttaaggacggtgcctactaatgaaagatatttttttccccggtgtgtgattatgcaggaaatgtagatcttaacaagtcctatcgagatccaaaaagaaaattgggggtaaccacgcatttttcaaagataattcatgaataatatcggtaaaaagccttaaaatacaaagcaatgtatggcgttctttctcaaattgaagcttaattatctctcaaaaatgcatggttacccccagttttctttttgcataccaagagtacttactaagatctactttctccggatagttttaaaccgcgcaaaaatatccctgtatcagtaagcattggcgataggaaatccgagtatctggggatgcgcagaacgtatgcgcaaaaacaatagtaggcaccgtccttaaagtaCCTTTGCCTTTTGCCTAAAGTAATCTTTTTGTGACACTGAGTAAATGAgtacaaaaatgttttattttgcttaaaaCCGTAAtttctgtgaattttttttttatttcgattTTGCTGCCCCTTGAGCGAGTGAAAGGAGGTCTTGGTCTAGTGACGTAAAGCCCAGACAGACATCAGTAAAAGTACTTTGACAGTTCACAATACGTTTTAGGGAATGCCAATTCAATCTTCCTACGAATGACTTTCTTAGTTAAACTTTACACAGAGCAAATACAATCTTCACTCGACGCTTGCATTAGTTTAACAACATTTAACATGcttcaagtaagctatgatcttcgcagttatgaacgcaatttgacgttgggagctggtcatttgtgagttctaatgaacccgtgaggaatgaatgtgaagtgatatatgaaatagaactcacaaatgaccagctcccaacgccagtggcttcatagctcagttggttagattgtcgcaccggtatcgcgaggtcacgggtttaAACCACGTTGAAGTCCTGTCTTATTCAGGcatctatacgcaattgcttaaattgcgttcataactgcgaagatcatagcttacttgatttcaaatccgcagttcaatatatgaaacatttcatatatcgcTTCACATTTAACACGCTTGTAAGAATTTGTTTTACTAAATATCTCGATTTCCTTGTCTGTATTCTTTTAGGAACCTGAAGGAGAGCAGGACGATAACCAGAAAATGCGTCAAAAGCGTCTGACATACTTCCAGTCCAAAACAAATTCCCACGCTCTCGATGAACCTATAGAGCCAGAATTACCAAACGATTCTGAATTACAAGAAGGATCTAAGGTTACAGGTGATAAGAAAGGAATAGGTCAAGGAATCAAAGTAACGGATGAAACAGAGTTTGAAAGCCAAGTGACAAACGAAATGGAAGTGGAACGCATCGACTCGTATCACGATTCGTCTCCTAACCAAAGACAACTTGAAGACATAGACATCGATCAGTGTGATTTTGTGAGCGAggagagcaaattttcaacCGAAGATGAACTGATCGAGCTACTGAAAGCAGCTGCAAGCGACGAATCAATTGCGCATTCGACAGAAATCATCGAAGAGATGCAGGAAATCTCAACAGTAAATGATTCTCCAGAAACCTTTAATGAACAGCACGGGGGAGAGCTCGAAGTTTCGTCATTGGAAAACGGTGATTTGAGAGACGAAGACAGCGAAGATAATATTCAGGACATAGAAGCTAACGTCGTTGAAAGTGCAAATGAAAAACGCGAAGAAAGTTCGGACAGTTCGGATGATATCATCGAGCGGTTTGACGCCAGTTTAAGGAATGATGAACCAAATATCGATACATTTTCGTCAAGACTTGATAATGAAGAAGCGGGGAAAGCGCCGGAGGAGAAAAGAACTTTTGTAAAACAGGAAGTAAATGATGCTCAGCTTACCGACTCGAGTAAAAATTTGGACGAGCTTGTAACGAGACTAGGGGAGATTGAGAACGAGATAAAGGAGAGTGAAGACGAAGATGGTAAAATCCGAGAAACGACGACGAAGGATTCCGACGACGAgtttgaagaaattgaaaggtTGTTATATGAAGAAAAAGCGCGCAATTCAGGCGAAGAAAAGACCATAGCAATGGATGAGACGCCGGAGAATTCTTCCGATGAAGAATTCAGACAACTCGAGAAGGCCTTGTACGAACAGGAAGCCCGAAACGAAGCAGCTGAGAGTGACGAATCAGACGAAGACCTCACGAAGAAATCGTCGGACGAGGACGTCGGGCGAGTGGAGGAGATTGCAAACAGCGAAGCTCAACGGCTTAATAACCAAGTGGCGACTGTTTTAGAGTTTGAAGAATCCAAAATTAGCTCGCAACCGGTAGAAATAGAGAAACCAAGTTCATCTTCTCCGCCAACGGTGGTTTCGTCTCCAAAGCGTGTAGAGGAGGATGACCTTCTTGATATTATCGGCTCTAGTGGTTCGGAACTTTCGCTGAGCTCCGAAGATGAAGGAGAGAATTTGGAAGAAGTTGGCAAACTTATTCTTGCACAAGGGCACTCATCTGATGACCGAGACACACTGGGCTCTGATGAGGAGAAACCTGCTGAAAGAAATGTCACGTGGTCTGTATCAGTTAGGACCAGTACCCCAGCACCGCCAGTATCTGCTCCTGTGATGTCTGAAcataatgttgcctttgtaaGTACTTCAAAATTGTATCAAACCATATGGTGGGAAACTTCTTCTGTTCATTATTTCAAATCgttttcttaaaataaacagaaaggTCTTTAAACGTCTTTACCACAGTTGAGCATTTTGTTGAATTATTCCGAgcttggccgccattttgttccATCGATGAGACCCAAGCTGTTATGGGATGTTAAAACTATCCCCAGATCTCTATGACAGTGTTAAAGATGGGAATACAGTACTCGTTTTCATTCACTTACCCACTACTCGTTTCGTATGCTTTGGCATACGGAACGGAAATAGCACGAGACGACAAGAGCCGACGAGTTTTCCTCTTTTAAATTACCCTGAAACCTTGAACTTACCTCTTAAGAAATTGTGACGGAAGACTAGACTTACCTGATTAAGTTTCTTTTCCAGGAACGCAGTGGCGGGGTTGTGGCGGTAATAGATAATGGTTCAGGGTTCTGCAAGGCCGGTTTCTCCAATGAACAGTACCCTCGAGCAGTTTTTCCCTCGGTTGTCGGAAGACCCCGTCATCAGGTAAGGgataaaatttgcatttatttgGGACCTTTCGATTCTAGGACTGGGACGAGAACGAGAACGAGATCTGACCGCCcgttttttagcaaaaatttaTAACCCAGACGACGAATCCCACTCTTTGTCAGcagtataggttgctcagtttttCTTATTGCTGCTGACTGAGCCTCTTTGCTTTGCTCtttgccaaaactgctaccatggtcttgacttgttttgacacgacatcatttttgcaaaacctcgtactaagaTGATGACGGTGTcgcgtttttcccgccaaaatgacgctggtttgcgcgcgctcaatcttgttctatgagaaaatctcatATTCGTAGTCGTTCTCTTCTTAGGATCTTCAGCTCTCTAATATCTAAAATCTGCCTGCTTGACATGTTTGTATACTTGTAAGACCATAAGACCATTACAAGGAATGCTTGACGGTATTGCCAAgtcggaaaaagaaaagaatgcagGGTTGGATCTTACAGCACATACAACGATGACACTAAAATGCGAAGAATTTAACGTGCTGAACCTGCAGTATCCCATTCAATGTATTTCTTTCTCAGCCACGGGAAATATTCAAAAGTAAACTTAATTGTACGATAAGCAACACCAACGTCATTCTAGAACAGTCGTCCTATAGCACTGTATCATTGCTTCGTCGTTTGAAGGGCGCAAGAATGATGCCTTAGAGGAGCTCAATTCCTTCTCTTTTTAAACATTGAACAGGAAGCCATGATGCATGAGTACAG carries:
- the LOC141876316 gene encoding uncharacterized protein LOC141876316 — translated: MVMGSRLKAKDQRLYMPEDGLILSEIVILSGGFDLKGRPVLTLPSNHYSSLIQQSKADVLRLLKYLSFLARSWYKEIGISFLADLSTSKEVTVVSYVIDLIQMFQNDSRSVQSVYLICPQTKPARKHLEKEIHLRQTRGQLDFLVVRVESTSELLSYIESNQLTPSFGGSLPYDHTAWIRLQKKLEEFYFTSDYITGRLPKALNEVKTLKRMESTQNPSGNDLVLQRVETRKAQMKRDFSLDVVIEEGNHLSEMTVRPEREKTFSVMSKKPLYGPMMETIKPYRERLLQAKRQLDEAWKGEPNLQSVAAGNQTNDVLELKESLSRLVKWIRGDAENQLNKFTQAAVSLQAAHQSQMQFEREFCPLAKEVVIQGRVLANRAEEMSTRSLRDRRPLQTASKVLLSDLDNFNNAVEQTKLWLQDAVNFYVILKKADTWYSKAAEFWPSSPTKPKLQSPTSYQDLQRYEDRLSRFLVKFPPLSPKELMHLEAFLDKAPDEQLRNQAKLLTHRCKELEKTIRARENGKASNNRGAKRSAENEARTQRKFPNDAAVEAHYSGLKGSPSRGINNDASRYSTPRNLALSEENLILPTPPSSRKSSSVNGGSVERDLGRSQSGTLDRSIQNERIESSPSIPKQIGEKTRNSDYLNQTCPPEETGRCLWSGRAMERRELDWPSHSLERSSRTGQLKKPAPKKPERKKIKKTQGESSNVGYLIQEQRKLERELKGLQTERQPLVPPLDLRGANPSQASSVVSIPRDTHSHHSNGWSSTSSGHFVSNPARSVQRPELTSDDSMDREVEGLLSVVLSSRDSEDDTSPSKQDSLVPRTSKKQDHSPRLFVNGYHEGVLERNPGNGTLGPYSSLRPNNSRFVSDNENRVPTLANGVYDGSSPQSLQFSISRLNNSLREPVVSQDKVQQFWSLKKQEMYWMNRVRHQRQILAQSLDTVVRHEVEEQYFYSQEELSRIENAILDLFRRLSPEDVQRLMKNGMVTVNPKYNPSENTLHALQTSRVTNPSRFDNQLEQWPLPQHQPQPGTSSAAPGLLANGVNMPQKFGYQRASPQYPHNASVAPGFGRETRNKVLSHQDANLNRERVPSEPQEIHISHVSSFAKPPCDDKETQTFNDLQSRKEYSVSQILDDNVEIPSSVLMGNKTKETRDENRQPPHQDRVVQQVQEPGKQHRVEANYPRVYPAGNTSLEEEDEPVVELASLEQTESNAAELVPDDCINEVVSRSTVHEARKTSAVKQPSFDDYEVVKLKEKLDQEQRELSESLKREEMKFREEQRRLAQEQEQEDKWMAEQEERQRMRESLSRVSEMQDTEWSADKEPEGEQDDNQKMRQKRLTYFQSKTNSHALDEPIEPELPNDSELQEGSKVTGDKKGIGQGIKVTDETEFESQVTNEMEVERIDSYHDSSPNQRQLEDIDIDQCDFVSEESKFSTEDELIELLKAAASDESIAHSTEIIEEMQEISTVNDSPETFNEQHGGELEVSSLENGDLRDEDSEDNIQDIEANVVESANEKREESSDSSDDIIERFDASLRNDEPNIDTFSSRLDNEEAGKAPEEKRTFVKQEVNDAQLTDSSKNLDELVTRLGEIENEIKESEDEDGKIRETTTKDSDDEFEEIERLLYEEKARNSGEEKTIAMDETPENSSDEEFRQLEKALYEQEARNEAAESDESDEDLTKKSSDEDVGRVEEIANSEAQRLNNQVATVLEFEESKISSQPVEIEKPSSSSPPTVVSSPKRVEEDDLLDIIGSSGSELSLSSEDEGENLEEVGKLILAQGHSSDDRDTLGSDEEKPAERNVTWSVSVRTSTPAPPVSAPVMSEHNVAFERSGGVVAVIDNGSGFCKAGFSNEQYPRAVFPSVVGRPRHQEAMMHEYRDHYIGGEAQSMRGVLTLKYPLEHGIVLNWDDMESIWSYTYDQLRVESQDFPVLLTEAPLNPKFNRERMLQIMFETFNVPCLYVAVQAVMALYSTGRTTGTVFDCGDGVSHTVPVYEGYWLPHATQRMNLAGRDLTRYMNRILTERGYSFTTTAEMEIIRDIKEKLAYVALDFERELEKSETSNKCEELYMLPDGQSIHVANERFRCPEVLFNPSMLGLDIVGIHESIYKCITKCDVDIRKDLLENILLSGGSTMLPGLGERLHKEISTLVNPREPGRVKVISPDDRKYAVWTGSAVLAGLSSFPQMCISVQEYDEMGPDIVHRKCF